TATTCTTTTAGAGTTTACGCACCAAGATGATGTTAATTTGAGGAAATGTTTGTTTATTCTATTTTACTGAGCCATTACGTTATGTTCTTATATTTTGTtatgtatcctgtacatacgactaatccAACTTGAATGGATAGCTAGTTATCTATAGCAGTACTGAGCATCTCTGGAATGTTATGTTGCTTGAGGTGGTAGTTAGACTTTCTATGTACTTCCCAGGACTAATGGATGAAACAAAACGTGTAGACATGATACATTAGGCTACATAACACCACAAGTAATATAGATAAGAAATGACAAAATTACTGACTGAATGAATAAATCATACCATGATATCAATATCTGTACAGACATTTCTGAATTTCACATTTCTGAAATGATCagcaacaccccccccccaccacacttGAAATAAACCATGTCTTTTTTCaaacagcagtagcagcagagAACATCTGAGTAATTACCTTTTGAAAGCACACAATGGTTACCAGGTTATACAGAGGTCACCAAGGGGTCACAGAGAATGGGAATCCATATCCCatgaccacccccccccccaacctcagCAGACCTGAGCTCCAGGTACGCAAACACAACCCACATTTCATTTCCTGGAAACATCGCTTCTATTGTGTATCTGCTGCTTTCAGGGAAGGGAAATGTGAAAACCCCATTATTAAGAGCAACCAAATGGATTATAATGACATGGTTACTGAGTCACAATTCCGTCCTATTAACAGTGGGAGGCCATCGATGTGATGCCTCTTGGGTTCATTGTGCTGCATGTGAGATTCACTAGTCCATTAGATTCCCCAGAGCCTTTGCCAGTTCTGCTCACCTCCTAGCCCTGCACTCAAATCACATACTATCAATGCTCCTTGCTCAGGCCTCCATTTTACAAGACAGAATGACGCAGGCAACTTTGTTGTTCTAATAGGATGCATTTTTTATAAATGGGGTGATCCCCTATCAAGAGACAGTCATCAGATAAGTGCATCACTAGGGACAATAATTGTGTTTAacaaaggaatagggtgccattctgaCAAACGCTGTACATAGTATATAGCTCCCTCTAGTGTTCATGTAGAGAACAGAAACAAATCCTGCACCTGTTTCTATTTCTGAGGGTATAGAGCCCCAcagaggtgtcataatacccacaaaacctagcggtcaaacaaggaaatggttccaatactTTTCTACCATTCATTTTCCCCttagcccttattttaagtgtttctaaaattccctgTGTTTCATCCTGTAGGCTTACCCTAGCGTggcgttttgataaccatgtacaGTAAACGTCTCCCGGACAAGGTTACTTTTATCAATATAATCAGCTCTATTTACTCAGATccaaaaatgctaattagcatcaaagtagacatcatgcaagactacaaatccctgcaagctcctgcacgtaatctctagctgacacctttgctaacaggtattgtgtcaatttaaaacttgcgcAAGACaattcacagaattgtccatttaaagaaatgtagccaatttatgaattactacatttagctaacattagatagtaaATCCAGCGATGCTTACCTTTGCCTCAATTctgcagtctcgtccagatcatggCATTTATAGTTCTTGATAACATTAGCATTTCGGGGGGGTAAATAAAGGCGAATATATTGACAAGTCACCTTCTCCTAGAGGTTTACAGTTaacaaaacgtcacgccagggtaagtctacacgaaacacagcccttattgtTTCTAATTGTACTATGACACCACCCTGAAACAGTCAGGCAGCTTAAAatgtatattataaactgggtgattcAATCCCTGAATGCTGATATccatggtatatttaagcaataaggcacgagggggtgtggtatatggtcaaaataccacggctaagggctgttcttatgcacgacgcatttcggagtgcctggacacagcccttagccgtggtatatcagccATATACCATAAatccgaggtgccttattgctattataaactggttaccagcgtaattagagcagtaaaaacatgtatcagaccgtataccacaggtgtgacaaaacatttattttcactgCTCTAATTGCGCTGGTAACCcatttataataacaataaggcacTTTTGGGGTTTGTGATATGGCtaataccacggctaagggttgtcgtatccttagccgtggtatattggccatataccacaccccctcgtgccttattgcttaagtaccCCAATACCCAAATTATTTTAATTGCAGTGGAAAACTTCCAAGAAATTAAAACCGGACATGTTTTAGAGGGattcatttatttaaaataaTTATATATCATTTCCACATAACTAATGACATGATTCAATAAAACCAGaccatgtttctacagtacatatTCTCCTAAACCTCAGTGCAGAGGGGGAACAAACATGGATCCCTCCCTTCCGGTCTCTCTTTCCCTTAAATATACATGGAAGGAACAGCCCTGTGCCTGGAGAGGAGCTGCTTTAGGAACATAAATATAGAAAACAGAGCTGTGTGCTGCAGCCAGGGTGGTGAGGTGTGAGTTGAGAGGGGGTCCCGGAGATGTAGTGAAGGGGTTGGAGTGTAGGTGggcttttgtttatttttttactcaGTGAGCCCCAGCTTCTTCTTGAGGGACTCTGGCATCTCGGGGGGAGGGGGACGGGGCAGGCGGAAGTAGACCTTCACGGAGTCGTAGATGAACCACTGCAGGGCGGTCAGGGTACCGATCATGATGATACGGGCAACCAGGCCCTTCCACACACCTTAGAGCGGGAGAGAATGGGAGAAGGGATGTTTAGGGGAAGTGTATAAATAAATTACATCTGCTTTGTTGTTTCTTTGAGCGGGCCAAACACCCAATGTTGGACAGTTATATATGcaagagaaaaaaacaaaaaaaacaattcaGTAGACTGACTATACAGCAACAGCACAGGAGCGCCCTCCAGAGTTTGATCTAAGGAGCGTGTTGTTGGAATTGGGACATTAAATAAATCACACCCACCTACCCCCCTCTCCCAGTAATCTAAGAGGATTTGGTTGGATAAAGTAACCTGAGGTACCAAATCAGTTTCACGAATCACTTTAGTGATAACTTTGAGGAAGGATGCATTTCCTAAGTAAGACAAGCCCTAAGGTTGTCCACTCACCTTTAGGTCCGAGCTTCTTGAGCACTTGGGCGGCAGTGCTGCCACTCTCCTTGTTCAGTACAGACACCACTGAGTCCGCTGGGTGGGACACGATGGCACAGAACACACCAGCTGCAGGGGACAGACAAATGCTCAGCACACAATCCTATATAGGCCCACTATATACCATCAAACAGAAGCCTGGGTCATCTTTACTAgtcaccaaatggaagaaaactgattgaaacagggagggacaactACCTGTACATGCGcaataagaaatgcttgttttcattttctgttgcaaaacattttgctatggtgtgcactaatgaatacgacccaggttTCTCTGGGTAGAAGTTGCAATtgggcacagatctaggatcatatTACgcttcccccaatcctaaccttagtTATTACAAGGACAACACAAACCGGACTCTAGGTGAGCTACTAGACCTAGGGCCACCTTCATCCTATTTCCTGTGGTACTAATACTCACCGATGTAGCCGGCAGTGAAGGTGACAATCAGCTGTTCGCCCTTTGTGCACTCAGCGCGGGGTTTGGGCACCACATGTTTGTAGAGCAGCTCCACAGTCCTCTCAAAGCAGGCAAACTTCATCATGGTGTAGGGGATCTGCCTCATCCACAGGGGAACCACACCCTTGTAGAACCTGAGAGAAAGGGGGGGTGGGGAGAGAAAAACACAAGGAAGAATGTCAGTTCCACAAAGGCAGATCAGAGTTCTCCTACCTTCTGATCAGAAACCATAGGTGAAAGCAATATGGTGGTCACTAACAAGGCACTGACTTTCACCAGACAAGAGTATAAAGAAGATGAACAAACTGTTAGACTATCCCAGCGCAAACCTGGAAAATAACATTAGGGCCTAGGTGATTGTCCATCCCCCAGCAAAGCTGCACTGGTAGGGTCCCGGCAGTGGAACTGAGGGTTGCCAGTGCAGCAGAGGTGCTGGGAGGCAGGTAGACTGCTCTCACACGCCAATGACTCAAGCACCTCCAACTGTACAGCCAAAAAGCTGTTGAGGGCTTCCAAGCCGGAGCACTCAGAGACAACAGCACCAGCACAGGACTGCCCTCCAGAGGTGGATCTAAGGAGCGTGTTTGTTTGGTAACCTCACAAATCAGCTATGCAGAGCAAGAATTACTTTTGTAGGCTTATGTTCCATACCAGCCAAGAAACACCCAATTAATGTAATCAAGGCTACAAGTTGTATCATATTTGTTTCACCTAGTGTAGGAGCAAAAGCATACACACGTCGTAACTGTCTATGACCAGGGTTGAATACTTTTACGGGTTATACAGTCTCCAAAACAAATAGACCACCACAAACACAAAATCTACTCACGCCCATACTCCCTCCTCTGCGAACATCTTGGGAGCACACTGTCTGAGGTTGTTGGCGTAGCCAGGGCAGGTCTGGATACGCACTTTACACGCCTCCATGGGGGCCAGGGCAATATCAGCGAAGAACTCTGCACTGGCAGACGCAGCCAGGTACAGGGATGTCCTCCACAGGTAGGTGTTCTCCTGTTAGATGAGAGGGGGGCAAAGTCAGATGTGGTCCTGTGTGGGCTAGCAAGACCAATGTCATGGGTTCAAAGTCACGCAGGGATTAGTAAATGTAAGCGCTCATTGTACTGTACTTGGATAAAAGCACCTGCTAACTAGCATGTCATTTATGATTTTTGGTGGGTGAACGAGTCCCTTTAAAACACTGTAAACAAGGGAATCCAACCGTGTTAGTTTCTACCCACATTGGTTCCTACCCCTGACTGACCTCTCCAAGCATGTCGCTGTAGAAGATCTTGAACATCTCATAGAAGCCAAATTTGCAGAGACCCTGCATGGAGTAGCCGATGAAGGTAGGGGCCCAGCCCTTAGCCAGCCCTCGGGCTCCATCCTCCTTCAGTGTGAGGGAGAAGCCTTTGCCAATGCTCTTGTACTTGTCAGGGTCCACCTAAGGAAGAAAAAACAATTGATTAGTAGAGAGTCAAAGGAACAATGGGGGTAGATTAGATTAGAGCCCTATAGGCTGAAATCTAGGTCATTTTAGCGAAGGTTTCAAGGCCatgttaattaaaaaaataactagCTAGGTTTCAGGTTGTGAACTAGGGGGTTATCCAGATTAACATTACTACTTACAGCTAGTGATGTATCTAATGTCTGCTAATCTACAGGAATCTTCCACCCAATCACAAATCTAGTTTTCCCACCCAATTTTTTCTTCATCTATTCAAGTGCATAGGAATTAAGGGTACATTTGGACTGCAAGGCCACAATTGTTGAACAATCCCTCAGACAATAAAGTTGAAACTAACTTCTTAGGGTTAGATTTGGGATTGGGCACCTTTCCTTACAGGAGCTATGGAGGCCTTCACACAGCAGACAACTACAGGGGGTACCACAAACCTGGATGCGGCACTTGACAAGGTCGAGGGGtacaacagctgtgtgtgtgaggccgCAGCTCAGGATACCCCCAAAGCCACACAGGGCATAATACTTTGTTGAGCCAAACTCACAGCTCACATCTGCAGAGTCTACAGCAAAAAAACACAACAATACATACCCAACATGCAGTCACGACACATGCAACACAGGACAATAATCACCAACAAACATGCCACCATTACATTATAACACACCAGGGAATGAACCAGTTAAAATTTCAAACACTTGTGAATCAGGGTTCAGgtaaattccatttcaattcaggaagtaaactgacatTCCAATTGACCTCAATGCTTCTCtatgatacattttttgaatTAGTTtacagtgtacttcctgaattgaaactGACCTCAAACCTGCTTGTGATTTTAAATGGATTATTATATACCCAGGATTTATTTTACTCATTTGATGAAATAATCATAACACAGGGTTAAAAATCTGTAATAAAAAATTAAAGTTGGATTCTAACTTGACTCGAAAATGATTGTTGAAGCATGAGCTGTATAGTTAGCTAAAATACATATAGCTTGCATAAATATATGAATCGTTTATACTTTAGTCAATTTAAAGCTAGGAATAATTCCATTGAGGTGTAAATTACTTGGGCCTCTGGACCTAGTTAATAAAGCTATAGGCTAAAGTCTAGCAATGCATAGCTGCACTTTGACCATGTTATAAATAGCAGGGTGAACAATCTGAAAACATTTTCCCATTGTCACTCCTGACCTTTCAGTGACCTACAAGTCCTTCAGCTTTGGATTGAAAAGGGGAATGGTAGCAGGCAGGGCGGTTCAGGAACACTGGTGATTGTGAATCACACACTTACCATGCGATGTGGGTCATTcgaaaacatatatattttttttaatcaggtGATCAAGTGGGATAAAACGTGAGGAACAACAATGACAAAGATTCCACCACAACTGCACAAAACCGGGCTGCTTGAAACATCCATTCTCCCATGCAAATTAATGCATTTCAGACAACATCAAAAACATGTGGCACCAGGCCACAGGGTTAGACAGACCTGCATTCTGCATTTGACCAGATCGAGGGGCACTAGGGCAGCATGTGTGGTGCCACAGCTGATGATGCCACCAAACCCACAGAGGAGTAAATACTTCCGTGAGCCGAACTCACAGCTGTCTCCCTCTGAAGAAAGAGTCAGGCAATACTTTCAAAATGGGGACTTGATGTTGTTCATTAGAAAAGTGGTAATAAGTAAAAGCAAACTGCATCTTCACTAGGCTAATGGGCAAATGCAAGTGGAGCTTAATTGTGTGTCATGTCCTATGTAGTCTGCATAGGCCTATGTCACAGGTGCAAAGAGCCATGCACACGTGGAACATTTACTCCCTGTGAGGGCAGACTGTTGTGCAACAGGCACTGTACTAGCAGAGCAGACTAGCTGTATAACTAATCAACCAACCAGCAGTGTTTAGGCTATAAAAAGAGGACACTGGCCAGCAAGCTCTAAAACTATCCAAAAGCCTGACCAAAATATGGTGGATCAATAATAGCTAATGTCACCTATAGAACTAGGCTGGCTAAACAGTAAAAACTAAAAATATTCCATAGAACATTTTCAAGCAACAATGAAAAACAGCAATAATATTGCAATGGTCAGAATATAACTGATGGGTGGTTGAAGGCCATGCTTTTACAAAAAGGATAGCATTTCAAGTGATCCTAAATCTAGACAAAACTTGTCAAACTTATTCGAATTGAGAACCAATTAAATGCACCCGTCTAAGGGTCAGACGCATATCATTAGCTGGTTGGTGTGCTAGAAAGCAATACACAGACATTCGCCTAACTACTACTTTGCCCTTTTGAGTCAGGGGCCTCACCTTAGTTTTAAACAGCGATTGAGGGAAGACATGAATTCAGTTCAGATACCTGCGGCATATTTCAAAGTTTACATTTGCCCTTCCATGTCCTCCATAGACAAGGCCTAGCTTGTCTTTGACATTCCACATTTAATGACCGTGGCTAGATAGCGTTACAAGTTTGACCAACAGTCTtatctattaaataacacatgttGATATCTATTAAATAACACCTTAATAAAATTGGTATCTCGTCTCATCATCATTGATTCAGTTGGCTGCGTACTTGCTCGCTAGTTAGCTACTTGCTAACTGTacttgttagctagttagcatgcAGAACATAGGTTTACCAGCGATTGCTGCGGCAGCGAGGTTGCGGCTCTGTCCATTTGCAGGGAGGCTCTGTTTGGGCTCCTCGATTTCTTGGAGGGAGAAGAGCGGGGCGTTGAAGGGATTAGCCCGAGACAACTGCGTTAGTGTGGTCGGATACATGATGTCCAAAACCGGGCTGTAGAATGAAAGCgaatgttagcaagctagctcACTACCTTGCTATAGAAACACGATCAGCAGTAAGACAACTCAGCT
This DNA window, taken from Salvelinus namaycush isolate Seneca chromosome 38, SaNama_1.0, whole genome shotgun sequence, encodes the following:
- the LOC120031957 gene encoding phosphate carrier protein, mitochondrial-like isoform X3, producing the protein MYPTTLTQLSRANPFNAPLFSLQEIEEPKQSLPANGQSRNLAAAAIADSADVSCEFGSTKYYALCGFGGILSCGLTHTAVVPLDLVKCRIQVDPDKYKSIGKGFSLTLKEDGARGLAKGWAPTFIGYSMQGLCKFGFYEMFKIFYSDMLGEENTYLWRTSLYLAASASAEFFADIALAPMEACKVRIQTCPGYANNLRQCAPKMFAEEGVWAFYKGVVPLWMRQIPYTMMKFACFERTVELLYKHVVPKPRAECTKGEQLIVTFTAGYIAGVFCAIVSHPADSVVSVLNKESGSTAAQVLKKLGPKGVWKGLVARIIMIGTLTALQWFIYDSVKVYFRLPRPPPPEMPESLKKKLGLTE
- the LOC120031957 gene encoding phosphate carrier protein, mitochondrial-like isoform X2, which translates into the protein MKYLTPVLDIMYPTTLTQLSRANPFNAPLFSLQEIEEPKQSLPANGQSRNLAAAAIAEGDSCEFGSRKYLLLCGFGGIISCGTTHAALVPLDLVKCRMQVDPDKYKSIGKGFSLTLKEDGARGLAKGWAPTFIGYSMQGLCKFGFYEMFKIFYSDMLGEENTYLWRTSLYLAASASAEFFADIALAPMEACKVRIQTCPGYANNLRQCAPKMFAEEGVWAFYKGVVPLWMRQIPYTMMKFACFERTVELLYKHVVPKPRAECTKGEQLIVTFTAGYIAGVFCAIVSHPADSVVSVLNKESGSTAAQVLKKLGPKGVWKGLVARIIMIGTLTALQWFIYDSVKVYFRLPRPPPPEMPESLKKKLGLTE
- the LOC120031957 gene encoding phosphate carrier protein, mitochondrial-like isoform X1; translation: MKYLTPVLDIMYPTTLTQLSRANPFNAPLFSLQEIEEPKQSLPANGQSRNLAAAAIADSADVSCEFGSTKYYALCGFGGILSCGLTHTAVVPLDLVKCRIQVDPDKYKSIGKGFSLTLKEDGARGLAKGWAPTFIGYSMQGLCKFGFYEMFKIFYSDMLGEENTYLWRTSLYLAASASAEFFADIALAPMEACKVRIQTCPGYANNLRQCAPKMFAEEGVWAFYKGVVPLWMRQIPYTMMKFACFERTVELLYKHVVPKPRAECTKGEQLIVTFTAGYIAGVFCAIVSHPADSVVSVLNKESGSTAAQVLKKLGPKGVWKGLVARIIMIGTLTALQWFIYDSVKVYFRLPRPPPPEMPESLKKKLGLTE
- the LOC120031957 gene encoding phosphate carrier protein, mitochondrial-like isoform X5, producing the protein MDRAATSLPQQSLVDPDKYKSIGKGFSLTLKEDGARGLAKGWAPTFIGYSMQGLCKFGFYEMFKIFYSDMLGEENTYLWRTSLYLAASASAEFFADIALAPMEACKVRIQTCPGYANNLRQCAPKMFAEEGVWAFYKGVVPLWMRQIPYTMMKFACFERTVELLYKHVVPKPRAECTKGEQLIVTFTAGYIAGVFCAIVSHPADSVVSVLNKESGSTAAQVLKKLGPKGVWKGLVARIIMIGTLTALQWFIYDSVKVYFRLPRPPPPEMPESLKKKLGLTE
- the LOC120031957 gene encoding phosphate carrier protein, mitochondrial-like isoform X4 is translated as MQNADSADVSCEFGSTKYYALCGFGGILSCGLTHTAVVPLDLVKCRIQVDPDKYKSIGKGFSLTLKEDGARGLAKGWAPTFIGYSMQGLCKFGFYEMFKIFYSDMLGEENTYLWRTSLYLAASASAEFFADIALAPMEACKVRIQTCPGYANNLRQCAPKMFAEEGVWAFYKGVVPLWMRQIPYTMMKFACFERTVELLYKHVVPKPRAECTKGEQLIVTFTAGYIAGVFCAIVSHPADSVVSVLNKESGSTAAQVLKKLGPKGVWKGLVARIIMIGTLTALQWFIYDSVKVYFRLPRPPPPEMPESLKKKLGLTE